Proteins from one Telopea speciosissima isolate NSW1024214 ecotype Mountain lineage chromosome 1, Tspe_v1, whole genome shotgun sequence genomic window:
- the LOC122642109 gene encoding ADP,ATP carrier protein 1, chloroplastic-like encodes MEAIRTPSTSLPSLPKLDLRNSRRLRLRISTSNRSEIRGISSSNQSIKFSSPSLFALHTSHGIRSELKASGVRCSAAADTSAFVSDNSPSELPAKFLGVEVSTLKKVIPLGLMFFCILFNYTILRDTKDVLVITAKGSSAETIPFLKTWVNLPAAIGFMIVYSKLSNVLSKEALFYACMFPFIAFFGVFAFLLYPNVNVIHPTALADRLLEILGPSFLGPIAILRIWSFCIFYVMSELWGSVVVSLLFWGYANQITNVDEASQFYPLFGLGANVALVFSGRTVKYFSNLRKNFGPGVDGWAVSLKGMMSIVVALGLLICGIYWGMNRYIKTEGGRKKKQEKTKMGTMESMKFLLSSRYIRDLATLVVAYGISINLVEITWKSKLKSQFPTPNEYSSFMGDFSSCTGIATFTMMLLSRFIFRKFGWGVAAAITPTILLVTGIAFFSLILFSDPLGPLFGKLGLTPLLAAVYIGAVQNIFSKSAKYSLFDPCKEMAYIPLDEETKVKGKAAIDVVCNPLGKSGGALIQQFLILTFGSLSNSTPYLGGILLVIVLAWLAAARSLDRQFTPMVKKDLKDKLIEGKISAINTRLSGKLEPKQGIRYRFVSTLNSMGFIEGKYVPMVEGVSSSGGIQHLTVRELGRKYQFEQPVATGIQSSGTEGDNHDGNGHVSPESTSENKIPSESL; translated from the exons ATGGAAGCTATTCGGACTCCCTCTACTTCTCTGCCCTCTCTCCCCAAGCTCGATTTGCGCAACTCGAGGAGACTAAGATTGAGGATCAGTACAAGTAACCGCAGCGAAATTCGTGGGATTTCCTCCTCCAATCAGTCCATCAAATtttcatctccttctctctttgcACTTCACACTTCTCATGGAATTCGATCGGAACTGAAAGCTTCTGGCGTTCGTTGTTCGGCAGCAGCCGATACTTCTGCTTTCGTTTCGGATAATAGTCCGTCGGAGCTTCCAGCCAAGTTCTTGGGCGTGGAAGTCAGCACACTGAAGAAGGTGATACCTTTGGGGCTTATGTTCTTCTGCATTCTCTTCAATTATACTATTCTTCGGGACACCAAGGATGTGCTCGTCATTACTGCCAAGGGGAGCAGCGCTGAAACTATTCCCTTCTTGAAGACTTGGGTTAATTTGCCTGCTGCTATTGGTTTCATGATTGTCTACAGCAAGCTCTCCAATGTCCTGTCGAAGGAAGCACTTTTCTACGCCTGTATGTTTCCGTTCATCGCTTTCTTTGGGGTATTTGCGTTCCTACTCTACCCGAACGTTAATGTTATCCATCCCACTGCGTTGGCTGATCGCCTTCTGGAAATTCTTGGCCCCAGCTTCCTTGGCCCAATCGCCATACTTAGGATATGGAGTTTCTGCATCTTCTATGTTATGTCTGAGCTTTGGGGAAGTGTCGTGGTTTCCTTGCTTTTCTGGGGCTATGCTAATCAG ATCACTAATGTGGATGAAGCGTCTCAATTCTATCCACTGTTTGGTCTTGGAGCAAATGTTGCTTTGGTTTTTTCAGGCCGTACTGTGAAATATTTCTCCAATCTGCGCAAGAATTTTGGACCAGGTGTTGATGGATGGGCTGTATCTCTTAAAGGAATGATGAGCATTGTCGTGGCGCTGGGTCTTCTTATATGTGGAATCTATTGGGGAATGAACAGATATATTAAGACAGAAGGTGGGAGGAAAAAGAAG CAGGAGAAAACCAAAATGGGAACAATGGAAAGCATGAAGTTCTTGTTATCTTCAAGGTACATCAGGGATCTTGCAACCTTGGTGGTTGCCTATGGGATCAGTATCAATCTTGTTGAAATTACATGGAAATCGAAGCTCAAGTCTCAG TTTCCTACTCCAAATGAATACTCTTCTTTCATGGGTGATTTTTCAAGCTGCACAGGAATTGCAACATTTACAATGATGCTGCTCAGTCGATTCATCTTCCGGAAATTTGGGTGGGGTGTTGCAGCTGCCATCACACCCACCATTCTACTTGTCACGGGGATTGCatttttttcattgattttaTTCAGTGATCCATTGGGTCCTTTGTTTGGCAAACTTGGGTTGACTCCACTTCTTGCAGCAGTGTACATTGGTGCTGTACAGAACATCTTTAGCAAGAGTGCTAAGTACAGTTTGTTTGACCCCTGCAAAGAGATGGCTTATATCCCGTTGGATGAAGAAACAAAG GTCAAAGGCAAAGCAGCCATTGATGTGGTTTGCAATCCTTTAGGGAAATCAGGGGGAGCTTTGATTCAACAGTTCCTCATTTTGACCTTTGGCTCCCTTTCAAATTCAACACCTTACCTGGGAGGGATATTACTTGTTATTGTGCTAGCCTGGTTGGCTGCTGCTAGATCATTGGACCGTCAATTCACCCCAATGGTGAAGAAGGACCTTAAAGATAAGCTCATCGAGGGTAAGATTTCAGCCATAAACACAAGGCTCTCTGGAAAGCTAGAGCCGAAGCAGGGAATTAGGTATCGCTTTGTCAGTACCTTGAACTCAATGGGTTTTATTGAGGGGAAATATGTACCCATGGTTGAAGGCGTCTCTTCTAGTGGGGGGATTCAGCATCTCACTGTGAGGGAGCTTGGCAGAAAATATCAGTTTGAGCAACCGGTAGCAACTGGTATACAGTCAAGTGGAACAGAGGGTGATAACCATGACGGAAATGGCCATGTATCACCTGAGTCAACAAGTGAGAATAAGATCCCCAGTGAATCTTTGTAG